In Anaerolineales bacterium, the following are encoded in one genomic region:
- a CDS encoding GIY-YIG nuclease family protein, whose protein sequence is MRTFFVYIMSNKAGITYVGVTNDIFRRVEEHKRGVLPGFSRREKTYRLVYYEEFAYVEDAILREKQIKSWRREKKRKLIVSANPKWEDLSEAWFMD, encoded by the coding sequence ATGCGTACATTCTTCGTGTACATCATGTCCAACAAAGCAGGCATCACTTATGTTGGCGTGACCAATGACATTTTTCGCCGGGTTGAGGAACATAAACGCGGAGTATTGCCCGGATTCTCGCGCCGCGAAAAAACATACAGGCTGGTGTATTACGAAGAATTTGCCTACGTGGAAGATGCCATTCTGCGCGAGAAGCAAATCAAGAGTTGGCGCAGGGAGAAAAAGCGCAAGTTAATCGTTTCGGCTAACCCTAAATGGGAAGACTTGAGCGAAGCTTGGTTTATGGATTGA
- a CDS encoding DMT family transporter: MSAISPPSTKLPPHLVLFVGILAVSSSALLIRYAQREAPSLVIAAFRMGFSALILLPLTLPRHAPELRRLTRFELGLAALGGGLLALHFASWILSLEYTSVASSVVLVTTNPLWVALLAPLFLKERLTPAVLLGMLVALSGGLLVGLSSSGNLAAGSQPLLGNFLALVGAWTGAGYILIGRRLRPVLPLTPYIFLVYGMAALVLAAMLAFSGLPVSGFSSEIYLYMLLLALLPQLLGHSSFNWALAHLPASFVSIALLGEPVGAIILAFFLLGETPGLLELLGGALILAGIFIATVQPSAKKGG, encoded by the coding sequence TTGAGCGCTATTTCGCCCCCTAGCACCAAACTTCCGCCGCATTTGGTGCTCTTTGTGGGCATCCTGGCGGTCTCGTCCTCGGCGCTGCTGATCCGCTATGCCCAGCGTGAGGCGCCGTCGCTGGTGATCGCGGCCTTTCGCATGGGCTTTTCAGCCCTGATCCTGCTGCCGCTGACCCTGCCGCGTCATGCGCCTGAGCTGCGCCGGCTGACCCGGTTCGAGCTGGGCCTGGCCGCCCTGGGCGGCGGCTTGCTGGCGCTGCACTTCGCCAGCTGGATCCTCTCGCTGGAGTACACCAGCGTGGCCAGTTCCGTGGTGCTGGTGACCACCAATCCGCTATGGGTGGCCCTGCTGGCCCCGCTCTTCCTCAAAGAGCGCCTGACCCCAGCGGTGCTGCTTGGCATGCTGGTGGCCCTGAGCGGCGGCTTGTTGGTTGGGCTGAGCAGCAGCGGCAATCTGGCGGCCGGCAGCCAGCCCTTGCTGGGTAACTTTTTGGCGCTGGTAGGCGCCTGGACCGGGGCGGGGTATATCCTGATCGGCCGGCGGCTGCGCCCCGTGCTGCCGCTGACGCCGTACATCTTTCTGGTGTACGGCATGGCGGCGCTGGTGCTGGCGGCCATGCTGGCCTTCTCCGGGCTGCCGGTGAGCGGTTTTTCCAGCGAGATCTACCTCTACATGCTGCTACTGGCCCTGCTGCCGCAGCTCTTGGGCCATTCCAGTTTCAACTGGGCGCTGGCGCACCTGCCGGCTTCCTTCGTATCGATTGCGCTGCTGGGCGAACCTGTAGGCGCCATCATTCTGGCGTTCTTTTTGCTGGGGGAGACGCCCGGGCTGTTGGAATTGTTGGGCGGCGCATTGATCCTGGCCGGCATTTTCATCGCCACCGTGCAGCCCAGCGCCAAAAAGGGTGGCTGA